AACGGCGAAGCAAACGGATATCTTCAGTAAAATGAGAGATCAGTGTAGGTTGCTTTTTGGTTGTTGCGGCTTTCGGTGCAGGAGCCTTTTTAACCGTCTTTGCAATAGAAGTAGCACCTTCCTTATTAGACTGAAGTAACCCGCTTTTGATAGGGTCTTCAAAGAAGAAAAATACATCGTTTCCGTCTTTGTGGCTGCTTATCCACTGGACATATCCTTTTTCAAATTTCCATTCAGTGGCTTTTCCCCAAGTCATGGAAACACCTGAATCTTTATTGCCTTCGTAGCTGGTGGTAAAATCAGAAGTCCCGACTTTTGTCACGGTACGCTTAAACTTCTCCTTTTCGGCAAATACTTTCTCCTTGATTGATGATAGCGTAAAGTGCGAGATATTCTTCTCATTAAAGAAGGTAGACTTACCTCCATACACGACGTAAAGCGTCATTCCTTTTTTGAGAAACCGTTTGAGTTCCGCCAAGCTTTTTGCTGCAGCAGTAGCCTTACTTGCTTTTGTTTTAGGTGCTGCCTTGGGCTTTTCCTGTTTATCGACAGCCTTATTCAATTTGTCCAGGTATAAATCCACAACACGCTTAATGGCTTCACTCTGACTGTATGCAGGAAGCAGTTTTTCCATTTGCTGATCTGTCTTTTGCAAAGCGTCCGGCAGTTGGGAGAAGTTGATATCTTTTCGTTGGGTGAGATAGTTTTTAATTGTGATTGACATGGTAGTTCGTTTATTAGATTTCCAACAATGCTAGTTCTAGTTCCAGGGCTAAGGCTTCTACTTCGATCAGTGCCAGCTCTGTAGCTTCCTCTTTTGGTCGTGAGTTTGGTTTATTCTCTGTCTTTGGAATGACACAATGGGTATGATCAATATCCTTAAACTGATAACTCAGCAGGTAATTCAGGTTTTTAAACTCCTTTACCCGCTGCTCGATAGAAGCTCCGGACACTGCCATTTCCTTTTTCTTTTGGGCAATTCGTCTGGCGACTTCCAGAAAGTAGTTATCCGACTGAATACGCTGACGGTCCTTTTCAATAGCCTGATATTCCCGTTTCAGTTCATCGATCAGTCCTTGAATATTATCTTCAGGCGTTAAGCCTTTTGGCGTCAGAATTTGAGAGATAATCTTGTTGTACTTCTTAAGTGCTTCCTTGAATTTCTCCACCTTTAATCCTCCATAGAATTCTTTGTACAGGCGACTGAAAATGGTTCGTATGCGGATAATGTCCTTGTCATTGATCGAAGAACTTTTTATTACTTTCTCCAGTGTTTCTTCGTGCAGCGCAATTCCCTTTCTGGCTTCATCCTGCAGTTTCTTGGTGTCAAACCGCTTTTTGATTTCTTCCTCTGAAGGCTTGTTGCGGATAAAGTCATAGCTTTCCAACCGTTCGAATCGGGTACGGATTTCTTTCAGCACTTCATCCCGGTAGTGGTGATAATTGCTTTTGATTGACTGAAATTCCTCCAGCAATTCAATATTGCTTTGCACCTGACTTCTCAGTCCAATAATCTCCTTGTATTCGATCTTGATATCGTGTTCAGCGAGTACCTTTTCATCCGAGATCAGAGCATACTTCACCTCATTGGTATCCAGCGATTCTTCATCCAGTACGTTGCCACGATCAGAGCGGTACCATAGGTCATTGATACGGGCAGACTTTTCATCCAGCTTCTGAAAGACAAATACGTCCATGGAGTTTTCCACCAGTGGCATCACGATACGTACAAAGCCAAATTCATTCTTCTGTCTCCAGATCCTTCCTTCCAGCTGACGGATATCGGTGGGGTTCCAATTGGGATAACAGTTATAAATCACCGTTCCCTTTTTCTGCAGGTTGATTCCCTCCTTGATCGTAGAGGTACCGATCAGCACCTTACAGGTTCCTTCCAGAAAAGCATTCTTGATCTTTTCCTTATTAGTTTGCGAAATGCCACCGGAAATAATCTCCACTTCGTCCACCTTCTGACGAGGGTTAAACTTGGTGGTGATGTTTCGCTTGAAGCCTACTTTCTCTTCCAGGTACTGCTTGATAAATGGGAAATAGTCTTTGCCCCGGTCGATATAAAGTACCTGCCCCGACACTGCCTCTCCACGCTTTTCATGATACTGCTTCACGCTTTGAATACAGTCCAGCGAATATTTGATCTTGGGTGATGACTCCACAAAATCCATATAGCTCTTAGGCGCTGAACCCTTGTAAATATAAGGCGACAGCGCATTGTTCAGCGAGTCATTCATAATGCGCAGCAATCGTCCGGGGTCGTTACGACTGGCTCCTTTGGAGGCTTGTTCAGAGAGCTTATCCTGTATTTCCTTTTGCTCTGGTGTCATCTGCAGGTAAGTCAGCGTTTGCTCCTTAACAGGCAGCCTAACCAATTCCCCATTGCGCACCTCGCTTACTTTCGGCAGGTTGATCTTGCAAGGTCTTGGCACACCTGCTTCCTCTCCGGTTTTGTAGTTGATATGGTTGTAAAGGAGTTTCTGCAATACCAATCGGTTATTGAAAGAGCGTACCACGTTTTTCTCCACAATCCGACCATCAGCCCCAACGGCATATTCAGTTGTTTCCAGCACAAACGTCTCGAAGAAATCATTGATATTGAAAAGGTCCATCTGCACCAGTTGCTCACGAGCCACCAGGGAAAGCATGGAATAAACTTCCAGCGGGCTATTGGAAAAGGGAGTTGCAGTCAGCAGCATCACATTGCGGCCAAACTTTCGCTGAATATAGTTGCAGATAAAGAAGGCTTTCAACCCTTGAAAAGACGGTTCGGAACCGTTCTGCAAATGGAATCGCTTAACGGATTTACCGTCTTCTTCTTCGGACCTGCCTTTGACACTGGTAAAGATGTTTTTCATATTGTGGGCCTCATCGATTACGATATAGTCAAAGCCCAAGGTCTCCACATCCGCAATGGTACCCGACTGCCCCACCCCTATCTTTTCACGGTATTTCTCATTGGCTTTTTCCTTGGCACGTTCAGAGAAATCTTCCTGATCCAGGATATTGGACAGCTCATTGATAAACTGCATTTCCACATTGTCACCAAAGCCCAATTTCTTAAAGCCTTCGTAAGTCACCAGCGTAATGGACTTAGCCGGAAGTACTTTGTTAAGGTCGATCGACTTTTCAATGCCTGCGCCTAAGTTATACCACTCATTGATCGTAATACCTGTGCCGGTCAAGATGCCATTCAGCTGCTCCCCTCCTTCATGCTTGCCAACCATTTCCGCAATCCAGTTGCTATAAGTCGGGTTGGGTACCACCACCAGCGGACGTTTGCATTTTCCGGACTGAATGGCTGAAGCCAACTCTGAAATAGCGGTGATCGTTTTGCCCACGCCGACATCATAGGCGATAATGCCGGAGCCTGTCATTTCCATAAAGGCCACTCCCTCCCGCTGTGCTTTCCGCAACTCAAAAGGAAAGCCATGGAAAGTAGGCGACACATCCAAGGCAATCGGTACCTTCTGATAGTTGACATCAGAATGTCCATTGTAAAGACGGTTCCAGTGAATATCGATCTTTTGTTGATCGCTGATCTCCAAGGCACGGTAAAGGAATTCTGAAAAAAGACGTTCGCCTTCATCCCGGGTCAGTTTCTTGATCGACTTCCAGGCTTCCTTATCCACATAACGGGGTTTCGGATTAGACAGCAGATAGTAATTGACAATATCATTGGCCGAAATGCCTCCCTTGATTTCATTGGAGTCAATCGCATACAACCAGCTTGAATAAGCTTCCTGCAGCGTG
This portion of the Limibacter armeniacum genome encodes:
- a CDS encoding SNF2-related protein; this translates as MIKRYRGQLAPHIQQLIRTHQKSLEALIASVDGLGNAPAGDFDTTVQRLNKGITEDEIKAWVWYKRQQNVPMTNWLQSQKYLLKGTEKDLQQLVKRKALYVTEKGYVPYAVFTYGNMYDRLKEVEALQETIVKQFGEVIYQHHLEVIQKNTPKRLTITNPQASERPKILSISQFALNFKVSTLRDETGVILEEERTLQEAYSSWLYAIDSNEIKGGISANDIVNYYLLSNPKPRYVDKEAWKSIKKLTRDEGERLFSEFLYRALEISDQQKIDIHWNRLYNGHSDVNYQKVPIALDVSPTFHGFPFELRKAQREGVAFMEMTGSGIIAYDVGVGKTITAISELASAIQSGKCKRPLVVVPNPTYSNWIAEMVGKHEGGEQLNGILTGTGITINEWYNLGAGIEKSIDLNKVLPAKSITLVTYEGFKKLGFGDNVEMQFINELSNILDQEDFSERAKEKANEKYREKIGVGQSGTIADVETLGFDYIVIDEAHNMKNIFTSVKGRSEEEDGKSVKRFHLQNGSEPSFQGLKAFFICNYIQRKFGRNVMLLTATPFSNSPLEVYSMLSLVAREQLVQMDLFNINDFFETFVLETTEYAVGADGRIVEKNVVRSFNNRLVLQKLLYNHINYKTGEEAGVPRPCKINLPKVSEVRNGELVRLPVKEQTLTYLQMTPEQKEIQDKLSEQASKGASRNDPGRLLRIMNDSLNNALSPYIYKGSAPKSYMDFVESSPKIKYSLDCIQSVKQYHEKRGEAVSGQVLYIDRGKDYFPFIKQYLEEKVGFKRNITTKFNPRQKVDEVEIISGGISQTNKEKIKNAFLEGTCKVLIGTSTIKEGINLQKKGTVIYNCYPNWNPTDIRQLEGRIWRQKNEFGFVRIVMPLVENSMDVFVFQKLDEKSARINDLWYRSDRGNVLDEESLDTNEVKYALISDEKVLAEHDIKIEYKEIIGLRSQVQSNIELLEEFQSIKSNYHHYRDEVLKEIRTRFERLESYDFIRNKPSEEEIKKRFDTKKLQDEARKGIALHEETLEKVIKSSSINDKDIIRIRTIFSRLYKEFYGGLKVEKFKEALKKYNKIISQILTPKGLTPEDNIQGLIDELKREYQAIEKDRQRIQSDNYFLEVARRIAQKKKEMAVSGASIEQRVKEFKNLNYLLSYQFKDIDHTHCVIPKTENKPNSRPKEEATELALIEVEALALELELALLEI